A window of Halopseudomonas sabulinigri genomic DNA:
GAGCCACGCAAGACGTATGATGGTCGTTTTACAATCGCTCAGGGATGACAGAACATCACCTCCCTCCCTGACATGCTCATCAGCCCTGGATCCACAAGGTAAGCACCATGCAGGTTAGCAAGTCCAACAAATTGGCCAACGTCTGCTACGACATTCGCGGCCCCGTGCTGCGCCACGCCAAGCGCCTCGAAGAAGAAGGCCACCGCATTCTCAAGCTGAACATCGGCAACCCCGCGCCCTTTGGTTTTGAAGCGCCGGAAGAGATCCTGCAGGACGTTATCCTCAACCTGTCTACCGCGCAGGGCTACAGTGATTCGCGTGGTCTTTTCTCCGCCCGCAAGGCGGTGATGCATTACACCCAGACCAAGAACATCCCCAATGTCGGCATCGACGACATCTACCTCGGCAACGGCGTTTCCGAGCTGATCGTCATGGCCATGCAAGGCCTGCTGAACAACGGCGATGAGGTCTTGATCCCGGCGCCCGACTATCCGCTGTGGACCGCCTCTGTCAGCCTCTCGGGCGGCAAGCCGGTGCATTACCTGTGCGACGAGCAGTCGGACTGGTACCCCGATATTGAAGACATTCGCAGCAAGATCACCAGCAACACCAAGGCCATGGTAATCATCAACCCCAACAACCCCACTGGTGCGGTGTACCCGCGCGAGGTGCTGGAGCAGTTGGCGCAGGTGGCTCGCGAGAACAACCTGATCCTGTTTGCCGATGAAATCTACGACAAGATCCTGTACGACGGCGTTGAGCACGAGTCCGTGGCTGCCGTGGCGCCCGATGTCCTGTGCCTGACCTTCAACGGCCTGTCCAAGTCTTACCGGGTCGCGGGCTTCCGCTCTGGCTGGATGATCATCAGCGGGCCCAAGCAGCACGCCAAGAGCTACCTGGAAGGTCTGGAGATTCTCGCCTCCATGCGTCTTTGCGCCAACGTGCCGGCGCAGCACGCCATCCAGACCGCGCTGGGTGGCTATCAGAGCATCAACGACCTGATCCTGCCGGGCGGCCGCCTGTTGGAACAGCGCGATACCGCCTGGGAGCTGCTCAACGAAATCCCCGGCGTCAGCTGCACCAAGCCCAAGGGCGCGCTCTACCTGTTCCCGCGGCTCGACCCCAAGGTCTACCCGATCCATAACGACGAGAAAATGGTGCTCGACCTGCTGCTGCAGGAAAAGATCCTGATCGTGCAGGGCACGGCCTTCAACTGGCCGTGGCCGGATCACTTCCGTATTGTCTCGCTGCCGCGCAAGGATGATCTGGAAATGGCCATCGGCCGCATCGCCAACTTCCTCAAGACCTACAAACAGTAAGGCGCTGCGTGGCTGACCTGCATATCGAAGACTTCCACCAGGATGTAGCCCGCATCCTGGTGGCGCTGTATAACCGCTTCCCGCAGCCCGCCGCACTCTTTGTCAGTGATTTGATTGGTGAGCACGAGCCCGATGCCTTCGGCGTGCCTGCGCCGCGCCATCTCGCCTGCTTCAGCGCCATGCTATGGCTCGCCGATGAAGGCTTTCTGCGCTATGGCGACACCATTCGCCAGGAAGCCATCGATCAGGCCTGCCTTAGCGAACGTGCCTTTGTACTGCTCTCCAAGGCCGACAGCGCGCAACGTGACCCTGAGCTGCCTGCCAGCATTGCCCGCCAACGCGCCACGCTCGCTCAGCGCCTGCGTGATGCTCTCAAAAGCGGCTCCAGCAGCCAGCTCTACGACACCGTGCAACTCTGCTTTTTACCCCGCGACAAATAACCACAGTCGCTACCCGCCCCTGCACGCAACCTGACTGTGAAACCTTTTGTCATAGAGTCAGCATTGAAAGCCCACCCCGCTCGCCCAATATAAGCTCAGAATAGAGCCTCGCAGCGCAACGCCGCGCGAGCTGATTGATCTCTACACAGGAAATACCCAAACCATGATGCGAATACTGCTGTTTCTGGCAACCAACATTGCGGTCGTGCTGGTCGCCAGCATTACCCTGAGCCTGCTGGGCGTCGGCAACATCCATGACGGCCAGGGCGGCATGAACCTGCAGGCGCTGCTGATCTTCTGCGCCGTGATCGGCTTTGCCGGCTCCTTTATCTCGCTGTTTCTATCCAAATGGATGGCCAAGCGCAGCACCGGTGCCCGCGTGATCGAGCAGCCGCAGACCCAGCAGGAAAAGTGGCTGGTCAGCACCGTGGAAGAACTGGCCCGCACCGCTGGCATCGGCATGCCGGAAGTGGCCATCTTCCCGTCCCGCGCGCCCAACGCCTTTGCCACCGGCTGGAACAAGAACGCCTCGCTGGTCGCCGTTTCCGAAGGCATGCTGCAGCGTTTCAGCCCGGCGGAAGTCAAAGCCGTCATGGCCCACGAGATTGGCCACGTCGCCAACGGCGACATGATCACCCTCACCCTGATTCAGGGCGTGGTGAACACCTTCGTGATGTTCTTTGCGCGCATCATCGGCAACTTTGTCGACCGCGCCGTATTCAAGAACGAAGGCAGCGGCCCGGGCATTGGCTATTTTGTCGCGACCATCTTTGCCGAGCTGGTATTGGGCATTCTGGCCAGCATCATCGTCATGTGGTTCTCCCGCCAGCGTGAGTTCCGCGCCGATGCAGCGAGCGCGCAACTGGTGGGCGCCGGCGCCATGATCGCCGCGCTGGAACACCTGAAAGCCGAACAGGGCATTCCGGTGGAACTGCCCGGCGAGATGACCGCATTCGGCATCAACGGCAGCCTCAAGCACGGTCTCGCCGGCCTGCTGATGAGCCACCCGCCACTGGATGAGCGCATTGCCGCGCTGCGGGCCGGAAACTATCGGTAACTAGCTGCAAGCAATTGGAGCGGAATCGGGCTTAGCCTGGTTCCGCTTTTTTGTTGCTTTCCATCTGGCTGATTTAAGCAAGTGCATAAGTTTGAACGTGCCGGCTTACATCAAATTCCAAAACGCTTCGACCAACGGGTTTTTCAGGTTCTTTTTCAGGGTGAACAACCCGATGTCGTAGGGTTCCAGCTCCGGGGTGACATCCAGCACGCGGATACGCTCGCGCAGCGGACTGTTGTCGAGCACAATCTTGGGCACTACGCCAATGCCAAAGCCAAGGCTGACCATGCTGACAATCGCCTCGTTACCCGTGACCTGGGCATAAATGCGCGGCGCGATATCCTGCTGGCGGAACCACTCGTCAACCCGGGTTCGGGAGACGCCGCTTTCCGAGAGAATCAGCGGTATGCTCTCCCAGGCCTGCGGCGTAGTGGGCGTCTCGATGGGCACGTTGGGAACCTGCTGCTCCAGCGGCGCTATAAACAGCAGGGGCGAAATGGCGATGGGTTTGAACGCCAAGCCGCGTGGCAGGCTGGCGGGCTGCGCCGCGATGCTGATGTCTTCCTTGCCATCCAGCACATGCGCGATGGCGTGCTCCGGATCGCCGGTGCGCAGTTTGATTTCAATCGCCGGATACGCCACCCGGAAACGGCGCAGCAGCTCATACAAAAAGCTGTAACTGGCGGTAACCGAGCCGTACAGACTAACCTCACCGCTGAGCTGATCCGAATTGTCGGTGAGTTCGTGGCGAATCAGGTTCCACTGGCTGCTGGTATCACGCGCGTAGTTGAGAAATTTTTGCCCCTCGCGGGTCAGCGCGACCGTACGATTGTCGCGATTGAATAGCGCCACCCCCAGTTCGTCTTCCAACTGGCGTATGTTGCGCGACAAGGCAGAGATGCTGATGTGGCACTCATCGCTGGCGCGGCCAAAGTGCAGTGTTTCCGCCAACGCGAGAAACTGCTTGAGCGTTTTGATGTTCATGCTGGGATGATAACGGATGTTTGCAGAAAACGGGACGTCTTGTTGCAAATATATCAATTTAAGAAATGGTCAGTTTTCTATAAATTGACCGCACTCACAGATTACTGGCGCCTATCGTTGGTGGCTGTGTCCCTTATCAAGATCGGCGTGCGGTTGTCGCCGATCACTTCACCATACACTCAGGGTGTTAAAAAATGGCTAATTACTTCAATACCTTACCGCTGCGCGAGCAACTGGCAGAGCTGGCCAAGTGCCGCTTCATGCACAACGCTGAATTCGCCGATGGCGTCGACGCGCTGAAAGGCAAAAAAATGGTCGTTATCGGTTGTGGCGCACAGGGCCTGAACCAGGGCTTGAACCTGCGCGACAGCGGCCTGGACGTTTCCTACGCCCTGCGCCCTGAGGCCATTGAGCAGAAGCGCCAATCCTGGAAGAACGCCACTGAAAACGGCTTCACCGTTGGCACTTATGAAGAGCTGATCCCCACCGCCGACGTAGTACTGAACCTGACTCCAGACAAGCAGCACACCGCCGTTGTAAACGCTGTCATGCCGCTGATGAAGCAAGGCGCCTGCCTGTCTTACTCGCACGGTTTCAACATCGTTGAAGAAGGCATGAAAATCCGTGACGACCTGACCGTCATCATGGTTGCTCCCAAGTGCCCAGGTTCTGAAGTGCGCGCTGAATACGTTCGCGGCTTTGGCGTACCTACCCTGATCGCCGTTCACGAAGACAACGATCCTAAAGGCGAAGGCCTGGCACTGGCCAAGGCCTATGCAGTCGGTACTGGCGGTCACAAGGCCGGCGTACTGATGTCGTCCTTCATCGCTGAAGTTAAATCCGACCTGATGGGCGAGCAGACCATTCTGTGCGGCATGCTGCAGACCGGCTCCATCCTGTGCTTCGACAAAATGGTTGAAGAAGGCATCGACGCTGGCTACGCCTCGCGCCTGATCCAGTACGGCTGGGAAACCATCACCGAAGCCCTGAAATACGGCGGCGTGACCAACATGCTGGACCGCCTGTCCAACCCGGCCAAGATCAAGGCCTTTGACCTGGCCGAAGAGCTGAAGCAGATCATGCGTCCGCTGTACAACAAGCACCAGGACGACATCATCAGCGGTCACTTCTCCAAGACCATGATGGAAGACTGGGCCAACGACGACAAGAACCTGCTGCAATGGCGTGCAGATACCGCTGAAACCAACTTCGAGAAGACCCCTGCCGGCGACGTAAAAATCTCCGAACAGGAATTCTTCGACAACGGCATCCTGATGGTTGCCATGGTTAAAGCCGGCGTTGAGCTGGCGTTCGAGACCATGACTGCTGCCGGCATCATCGCCGAGTCTGCGTACTACGAGTCGCTGCACGAAACCCCGCTGATTGCCAACACCATCGCGCGCAAGAAGCTGTATGAAATGAACGCCACCATTTCCGACACTGCAGAATATGGTTGCTACCTGTACAACCACGCCTGTGTGCCGCTGCTGGCCGACTTCATGAAAGGCATCAAGACCGACGTTATCGGCAAAGGCCTGGACCTGGAAGACAACGGCGTAGACAACGCTCGCCTGATCGAAGTGAACGCCGCGCTGCGCTCACACCCGGTCGAAGCCGTAGGCACAGTGCTCCGTGGCTACATGGCTGACATGAAGAAAATCGTTTAATCGATTAATTCATCGTTAGCCGCCAAGCCGGGTTTCCGACCAGAAACCCGGCTTTTTTGTCTCTGTTGTTTGCAGCACCTGTTATTCCCGGCTCCGTTGTTCGTAACTCAAAAAGGCACGCCCCAATGAACGCATCAACCCAGCTCGCTCCCATTCAATTGAACAACGCGACGGTCAACTTTGATGATCGCTTCACCCTGAACGAAATTGACTGGAGCATCTCGCCAGACCAGCACTGGGTCATTACCGGCACCAACGGCGCCGGCAAGTCCGCTCTGGCGGCGGTGCTGGCCGGGATGGGCGAAGTCACCGCTGGCAGCGTACAGGGTCTGCCCGCACGCGTGGGCCTGGTCTCGTTTGAAGCCCAGGCGGAGCTGATCGCCAGAGAACTGAAAAAAGACGATGCCGACATCATGGACGTGATTTCACTTGGCACGCCGGTGCATGAAATCATCTTCGAGAACTGCCAGGACCCGGCATTGGCTCAATCGCTGGTGGAGAAGTTCGGCCTTAGCAAACTGCTCGACCGCGCGTTTCGCAAACTTTCCACCGGTGAAACCCGCAAGGTCATGCTGATTCGCGCCCTCTCCAGCAAGCCGGATCTGCTGATCCTCGATGAGCCCTTTGATGGCCTGGATGCAGACACCCTCGCCATGCTGCAAGCGCACCTGGCCTCTATCATCAACACCGTCCCTATGGTCATGGTGCTGAACCGCTTTGATGAGATGCCTGACTTCATCACCCATGTTGCTTACATGGATAAAGACAGCTCAGACCCAAAGAACCCGAATCAGGGCCGCCTGACCCTGACCGTCGATAGAAGCGACGAAGGCGCCTTCAACGAGCTGTATCAACTGCTGCACCTGAAAACCACCGACCTGCACGTACCCGGTGCCGACCCCGGCAATAAACTGCCCGCGCTTGATCCAGGCCAATCGCTGGTGCGGCTGAAAGACGCGACCATCAAGTACGGCGATACCGTCATCGTAAACAAGCTGAACTGGACCATAGAGCCCGGCCAGCACTGGCAGCTCAGCGGCCCCAACGGCAGCGGCAAAACCGGGGTGTTGTCGCTGATCACCGGCGATCACCCGCAGTGCTATACCAACGACATTTATGTCTTCGGCTTTCAGCGCGGCAACGGTGAAAGCATCTGGCAGATCAAGCAGTTTATCGGTTACGTCTCCACTACCCTGCAGTGGGAATACCGAGTCAGCACCAGTTGCAAGAACGTGATCATCTCCGGCTTTCACGACAGCATCGGCCTGTATAGCAAGTCGTCAGACAACCAGAAAAAGATCGCAGACCAGTGGCTGGCGCTGCTCGGCATGACCTCGCGCGCCGACCAACCATTCAACAAACTCTCCTACGGCGATCAGCGCCTGCTACTTATCGCCCGCGCCATGGTCAAACACCCGCCCCTGTTGATCCTCGACGAGCCCTGCCTGGGCCTCGACGATATGAATCGGCAGCTCGTGCTCGCGTTGATCGAGAAGATCTGCCAAAGGTCGGAGACCACGGTGTTGTATGTGAATCATCATGCGGAAGATCGGATAGCGGGGATCGAGCGGTATTTGAAGTTGGAGAAAAACAGCTAGGTTTTACAAGGAGCAAAAAATCAGGCGCCGCACCGCAGTGCGTTGAACCCGGTCCCACCAGCACGCTGCGTGCCTCGCTCTGGTACCGCAAAAATCCCGTCAGTATCATAGGTCAGCGCCGGACGCACTGGCCCTGGGCTGCAAAAACCACAGTGGCAACAGTATGAGCACGACCACCGGGGTGTTGATCCACAAATGGCTGTACATTCCGTTGGCCGCCGACACGCCGCTATCCAGGCAAAACCAGACGAGCACCGCCACCATGAGGGCCAGCTTGATTGCTGCAGTGCCCTGCGCCACATAGTGATAAATCGCCAGACAGAACAGCAAACCCCAGCTGGCGACCGTAGGCCCAAACAGCTGCAACAGGCTGCGCATCAGTTGGTCTACATTGGCCTCGAAACCCACATCAAAGGCAGCGTAAAGGCCGGCCACGTAGGGCGTCATCAGGCTTGTCTTGGCGAGAACTATAAACACCAGCCCGAGCACAAAGTGGCCCAGCCCCACCAGCATCAACCAGTAATACAAAACCTTTTGCATGCAGCACCGTCTTTTTAAAAAAGGAACATGGAGCGCAGGCTCCGTACTGACAGAGCCTGCTGAATCGTCATCAGGCCATTCGCTCACAGTAGTGCTTCAGGCCCCGCAGCCTGGCTACAACAGCCCTGCGAAAATACAGTGTCGCGAGGTACTCGGAAACCGGCGGCAAAGCCCAGGCTTTGGTTTTGATCGCATAGCGGAAAGTGGCTTGAGTAGAACTGGCATCAATGGGCTTGAAAACCCAACTGCCCGCGAAACTCTTGATAAAGACCGGCCCCTTGGTCATCACAATGGCCGCCCTGACAGGCGGCGCCAACTGGACAAACTCAACGTCCATCCGCAAGCCGGATTTGGCTATTACACGGGTTCTGACCCCAACCGCCAACTCGGTTGCGCCATCCAGCAGCTCGATTTTCTCAGGGAATGGATCCCACTCATAGCGCACTGCATAGTCTTGTGATGCGGAGTACACAACGGCCTGGGGTGCATTAATGGTAAGTTTGTGCTGGACTATGGCCATGACAGCATCTGTTTCTGCGTCAGTGTACCGGCCTTAAGCTGCGGGCGTTCGGTGCAACCCCAGCTTGGCATCAAGCAGCTATTGCGCATTGACGGTGCGGCCATTTGCCAACTCGTTTGCATCCGGCACCTCGTATCGCGGCTCCATAAACTCGAACATGAAGTCGGTCACCTCAAAGGCGTAAACGTTGGGGTCCTTTTCGGCATTTCGTTTTTCTACACGCTGTTTACGCACCGCTGTCGGCGCATTCAGATAGTGAACTTCGGCCTGCACTCCCAACGTCTTTGCCAACTCAGAGAAACGTGCCCTCTGTTCCTTGGTGGTGAACCCCAGGTCCAGAACCACATTGCCGTTCAACTGCAGAATCTGCTCGCAAACCTGCCAGATTTGTATGTAACAGCGATTCACCCGCTCGATCATCCAAGCGTAGTCGAGGGAGGTCATGTCCTTGGAAAACAGATTCTGCATCCAAGGATCGATAGAAAAGCGCACTGCGCCAATCTCCTTGGAGAAAGACAGGGAGTACGTGGTTTTTCCGACACCGGTAGGGCCGGTAACGATGATTAGCCTAGCCATAGCTTACGAGCCTCTGCTAATGCATAGCGCAATGCGCGCGGGTAATTTATCTCACAGAGTGTGCAAGATAGCCCTTCAAAACCGAGAGCCTGTTCTTTTGGATCGTCACTCAGCTTGTCTCACCTGATAGTGCCTTTGCACATTCGCCGCGACCCTGCCCCATTCGGACGAGCTGACACTGATAATTGGGGCCAATGTGGATTAACACACCGTGAAGAAAGTCATTCTTCCTGGATTATGAAAGATATCTTCACTGATCCGGATGGCTTGCTCAAAAACCTCAGGGCTTTTCTACCGCCTCAACGCCCCAACATAACCACGTCGGCCCCTGGCACTAAGCGCGCCGCTTGCGAGCCAGAAACCGACGAAGCAGGAACACAAGCCCTGCAACGACAAAGGACACCACGCATAGAACGCCCAAGGCCAGCGGGGCGGATTCATGGGTAACTACTACACCATCGAAGTACCGGCCCTCGCTGTTGTACGGGAGCCGCGCCAGACGAACACACAAGACGCCGAACAACACCCCGGCAGCAAAAGCTAACGCCAGAACGCCATTAACCAGCAGGGAAAGAATGTTCATTTCTTTCAGGCCCAACGTAGAGCTTTGCGGCAATTTTGTAGCCGTGAAGCGATGGAGAAATTGTCCGGCAAGAGCGATTTGTTAAATGGCATCACGCGGCCAAGCTCAGCATTTTCCTAGATATAGTGCGAGCCTTAAGAATCAAGATTGCTGAAACAAGCAACTCCACTATCGTCGAAAGCATATTCGCTTTGTTTTCTTGGCTAAGATTCAGCGGCGCAAAAGCACCCTGACTACGCTCCGACATTTGCCAAAGGGTAGCCCAATATACGGCGTCGATTATTGCGAAATAGAGGTAATAGGTAGCTACAGCCAGTAACAAAACAGTCAGGCAGGACGGCGCATTCATTGGCTCGACCGGCTGGTCTATTTCTGGCTTCAAGATGGTTTTTGCCACCTTCATGGGGAAATACCACAAGAAAATTGCTACGAGAATCGGGATCACCACTGAAGAAATAGCAAAGGCCATAGACACGGTTAAGCCGCTTAGCTGCCCGGTCATAAGCCCTAACAAGAAAGAGGATTGTCGAAGAGCGAACAGAATCAACAGAACGGAAAAAATTCGAACGAGGATTGCGAGGTAGTGCGTAGGCTTCATGCCTTATGTCCTTTTAACGAGGCTGTAGAAAAACTCCCGAGCCTCTTTCAATTGGTGCGCCTACGCGAAATTTCAGAAGTTTTCCGATGACGAACGCTTCAGATTTCGAAAATAGGCGCTATTTTTAGTTCGTTTTTTGACCAAAATTGACCAGTATAAAACCGTCGACCTTTTTCTACAGCCTCAACGCTAGGTTCAGCGGTGAGCGAAGCGAATCCGCTGCAACCTATTGTTAGTTTTTTCAGTGAATATTAAGGAATTCTCGGTATGCGATGTGGACTGACCAAGTGATTTTATCATCCATATTCTCATTACTTCGAAATAAGTCGGGGTCATCTGTAAAATGGGTGAAGTTTTTACCGTTATCGTGAATCCTAGAAATCAGCCCAATCTTATACGAGAACTCCCCTAAATCATTCGGAGATACATACACCTTTCCATCAATGTCGGCAATAGAATCTACAGACCGCCCCCTTATGAAATCTGTATCAAACATTTCAGCAAGCGTTGAGCAGGTATATGTCTTACTATTCGCTCGAAAAGAGTCTATAAGCTTATCAAGCTCAGGAAATTGGTGCTGATGTTCTTTTATCAGGTCATTTTTACGGTTTTTACCGT
This region includes:
- a CDS encoding pyridoxal phosphate-dependent aminotransferase, translating into MQVSKSNKLANVCYDIRGPVLRHAKRLEEEGHRILKLNIGNPAPFGFEAPEEILQDVILNLSTAQGYSDSRGLFSARKAVMHYTQTKNIPNVGIDDIYLGNGVSELIVMAMQGLLNNGDEVLIPAPDYPLWTASVSLSGGKPVHYLCDEQSDWYPDIEDIRSKITSNTKAMVIINPNNPTGAVYPREVLEQLAQVARENNLILFADEIYDKILYDGVEHESVAAVAPDVLCLTFNGLSKSYRVAGFRSGWMIISGPKQHAKSYLEGLEILASMRLCANVPAQHAIQTALGGYQSINDLILPGGRLLEQRDTAWELLNEIPGVSCTKPKGALYLFPRLDPKVYPIHNDEKMVLDLLLQEKILIVQGTAFNWPWPDHFRIVSLPRKDDLEMAIGRIANFLKTYKQ
- the htpX gene encoding protease HtpX; the encoded protein is MMRILLFLATNIAVVLVASITLSLLGVGNIHDGQGGMNLQALLIFCAVIGFAGSFISLFLSKWMAKRSTGARVIEQPQTQQEKWLVSTVEELARTAGIGMPEVAIFPSRAPNAFATGWNKNASLVAVSEGMLQRFSPAEVKAVMAHEIGHVANGDMITLTLIQGVVNTFVMFFARIIGNFVDRAVFKNEGSGPGIGYFVATIFAELVLGILASIIVMWFSRQREFRADAASAQLVGAGAMIAALEHLKAEQGIPVELPGEMTAFGINGSLKHGLAGLLMSHPPLDERIAALRAGNYR
- the ilvY gene encoding HTH-type transcriptional activator IlvY, giving the protein MNIKTLKQFLALAETLHFGRASDECHISISALSRNIRQLEDELGVALFNRDNRTVALTREGQKFLNYARDTSSQWNLIRHELTDNSDQLSGEVSLYGSVTASYSFLYELLRRFRVAYPAIEIKLRTGDPEHAIAHVLDGKEDISIAAQPASLPRGLAFKPIAISPLLFIAPLEQQVPNVPIETPTTPQAWESIPLILSESGVSRTRVDEWFRQQDIAPRIYAQVTGNEAIVSMVSLGFGIGVVPKIVLDNSPLRERIRVLDVTPELEPYDIGLFTLKKNLKNPLVEAFWNLM
- the ilvC gene encoding ketol-acid reductoisomerase, which translates into the protein MANYFNTLPLREQLAELAKCRFMHNAEFADGVDALKGKKMVVIGCGAQGLNQGLNLRDSGLDVSYALRPEAIEQKRQSWKNATENGFTVGTYEELIPTADVVLNLTPDKQHTAVVNAVMPLMKQGACLSYSHGFNIVEEGMKIRDDLTVIMVAPKCPGSEVRAEYVRGFGVPTLIAVHEDNDPKGEGLALAKAYAVGTGGHKAGVLMSSFIAEVKSDLMGEQTILCGMLQTGSILCFDKMVEEGIDAGYASRLIQYGWETITEALKYGGVTNMLDRLSNPAKIKAFDLAEELKQIMRPLYNKHQDDIISGHFSKTMMEDWANDDKNLLQWRADTAETNFEKTPAGDVKISEQEFFDNGILMVAMVKAGVELAFETMTAAGIIAESAYYESLHETPLIANTIARKKLYEMNATISDTAEYGCYLYNHACVPLLADFMKGIKTDVIGKGLDLEDNGVDNARLIEVNAALRSHPVEAVGTVLRGYMADMKKIV
- the modF gene encoding molybdate ABC transporter ATP-binding protein ModF, with the protein product MNASTQLAPIQLNNATVNFDDRFTLNEIDWSISPDQHWVITGTNGAGKSALAAVLAGMGEVTAGSVQGLPARVGLVSFEAQAELIARELKKDDADIMDVISLGTPVHEIIFENCQDPALAQSLVEKFGLSKLLDRAFRKLSTGETRKVMLIRALSSKPDLLILDEPFDGLDADTLAMLQAHLASIINTVPMVMVLNRFDEMPDFITHVAYMDKDSSDPKNPNQGRLTLTVDRSDEGAFNELYQLLHLKTTDLHVPGADPGNKLPALDPGQSLVRLKDATIKYGDTVIVNKLNWTIEPGQHWQLSGPNGSGKTGVLSLITGDHPQCYTNDIYVFGFQRGNGESIWQIKQFIGYVSTTLQWEYRVSTSCKNVIISGFHDSIGLYSKSSDNQKKIADQWLALLGMTSRADQPFNKLSYGDQRLLLIARAMVKHPPLLILDEPCLGLDDMNRQLVLALIEKICQRSETTVLYVNHHAEDRIAGIERYLKLEKNS
- a CDS encoding SRPBCC family protein, translating into MAIVQHKLTINAPQAVVYSASQDYAVRYEWDPFPEKIELLDGATELAVGVRTRVIAKSGLRMDVEFVQLAPPVRAAIVMTKGPVFIKSFAGSWVFKPIDASSTQATFRYAIKTKAWALPPVSEYLATLYFRRAVVARLRGLKHYCERMA
- a CDS encoding AAA family ATPase — encoded protein: MARLIIVTGPTGVGKTTYSLSFSKEIGAVRFSIDPWMQNLFSKDMTSLDYAWMIERVNRCYIQIWQVCEQILQLNGNVVLDLGFTTKEQRARFSELAKTLGVQAEVHYLNAPTAVRKQRVEKRNAEKDPNVYAFEVTDFMFEFMEPRYEVPDANELANGRTVNAQ